The following proteins are encoded in a genomic region of Lycium ferocissimum isolate CSIRO_LF1 unplaced genomic scaffold, AGI_CSIRO_Lferr_CH_V1 ctg9746, whole genome shotgun sequence:
- the LOC132046187 gene encoding nematode resistance protein-like HSPRO2 — MVDYDRKTKMISSDMPSKSPRISNKLQVSIPTVQFRLTELSAASDSACSAYEHYLRLPEQKKLWSSVEFPSWKNELLLKPALQGLETTFRFISIVLSDPRPYANRREWKRRLEALALNQVEIISLLCEDEDEGGAPVGDLTSSTVLARQNSSAEVWKLSDETTVVSQTSEDSLLPRLAAWHKSEDIAHKIMYSIECQMRRFPYTLGLGEPNLSGKPSLEYDAVVKPSELHALKKSPSDRMNLENFENQTLYTTHQILETWIHASKMLLKRIAERINSKDLEKAVNDCWLLEKTWKLLTEIEDLHLLMDPDDFLRLKNQLSIKATAESELFCFRSKGLVEITKLSKDLKHKVPNILDVEVDPQGGPRIQEAAMELFRKKESFEKIHLLQALQAIEMAVKRFYYSYKQLLVIVMGSLEANGNTPLMASDALAQIFLEPTYFPSLDAAKTFLGEYWSHELGGIVQMGGARPKGD, encoded by the coding sequence ATGGTTGATTACGATAGAAAGACAAAGATGATATCTTCTGACATGCCTAGCAAATCTCCTAGGATTTCAAATAAACTTCAAGTTTCCATACCAACGGTACAATTTAGGCTGACGGAGCTGTCAGCGGCGTCTGACTCAGCTTGTTCAGCTTACGAGCACTACCTCAGGCTTCCCGAGCAGAAGAAGTTGTGGAGCTCTGTTGAATTTCCGAGTTGGAAGAATGAATTGTTGCTCAAACCGGCTTTACAAGGTTTGGAAACAACTTTCCGGTTCATCTCAATTGTGTTATCTGATCCTAGACCATATGCGAACCGGAGAGAATGGAAGCGGAGGCTTGAAGCGTTGGCGTTGAATCAGGTTGAAATCATATCTCTGTTGTgcgaagatgaagatgaaggtgGGGCTCCCGTTGGTGACCTTACGTCGTCGACTGTCTTGGCTCGTCAGAATAGTTCAGCAGAGGTGTGGAAGCTTTCCGATGAGACGACAGTCGTCAGCCAGACGAGTGAAGATAGTTTGTTGCCTCGACTCGCTGCTTGGCACAAGTCGGAAGACATTGCTCATAAGATTATGTACTCCATTGAGTGCCAAATGAGGAGGTTTCCCTACACACTCGGCTTAGGGGAGCCCAACCTCAGCGGCAAGCCAAGCCTCGAATACGATGCAGTAGTCAAGCCATCGGAGCTTCATGCTCTCAAGAAAAGCCCTTCCGATCGcatgaatttggaaaatttcGAAAACCAAACGCTATACACGACACACCAGATCCTAGAGACATGGATCCACGCGTCAAAAATGCTTCTGAAGAGAATCGCGGAGAGAATTAATAGCAAAGACTTGGAAAAAGCCGTTAACGACTGCTGGTTACTAGAGAAAACGTGGAAACTCCTGACCGAAATTGAAGACCTCCACTTGCTAATGGATCCTGATGACTTTTTGCGCCTTAAAAACCAATTGTCCATCAAAGCAACTGCCGAATCGGAGCTATTTTGCTTTCGATCCAAAGGACTCGTGGAAATTACCAAACTGTCCAAAGATCTGAAGCACAAAGTACCCAACATTCTAGACGTAGAGGTGGATCCGCAGGGTGGGCCGAGAATTCAAGAGGCAGCCATGGAGCTCTTCAGGAAAAAGGAAAGCTTTGAGAAGATTCACTTGCTTCAAGCTTTACAAGCAATTGAAATGGCAGTGAAGAGGTTTTACTATTCGTATAAGCAGTTATTGGTAATTGTTATGGGAAGTTTAGAAGCCAATGGGAACACACCATTAATGGCAAGCGATGCATTGGCTCAGATCTTCCTTGAGCCGACATATTTTCCGAGTTTGGATGCTGCAAAAACGTTTCTGGGAGAATACTGGAGTCATGAACTGGGAGGTATAGTCCAGATGGGAGGAGCAAGGCCTAAAGGTGATTAG